One part of the Desulfonema ishimotonii genome encodes these proteins:
- a CDS encoding flippase-like domain-containing protein has product MRKSFVKFILSMIVSIGLLCYTLNYFDIEKTAGFIQGARPDYLILSFFIIVVAYLIRGYRWIIWEKELSYRESFKLIMIGFMGNNILPARLGEFLRAYCTGRKTGANYGGTAALASIAIERVLDGLVIAIIGILGLVFIPVSAVLFNSLLFVSLGFGILTAGLISSIFFHEKIRRGLGTIHRIFPGHLTRFGMEKTNYFLDGLLLLKTLPQFANSLFFTTVIWGVELFAYYLISNAVHEGVTFSTCHIFLAVVNFASLFPLTIGGIGAIEGVATVFLISAGIPHEQALAMVVIQHAFQFGFTTLGGGILYFSGGYYSLPSDSQGKADRSRPAPESTVLREASDLLKDLSAELCIDPPCENRIELSIVIPAYNEQNRLPKTLLQTIAWCSQNGLAYEIIVSDDGSRDDTLELAKLFASQVSQVEYIACPHMGKGAAIRMGMLNAKGAYVLFMDADGATPLNEIPGLMAALAGENEIAIGSRVVQNPDETSVITATHRRVLGRVFSGMVNAFVISGIADTQCGFKMFRRSVIRDIFSRQKLNGFAFDVEILYLARKLGFSVKEIPVNWVNQEGSKVNLVADSVKMFFDILKIHWLHKNRWDDPLP; this is encoded by the coding sequence ATGAGAAAATCTTTTGTAAAGTTTATCCTCTCGATGATCGTCAGCATCGGGTTGCTCTGCTACACGCTTAACTATTTTGATATTGAAAAAACAGCCGGTTTTATCCAGGGTGCCAGGCCGGACTATCTGATCCTATCCTTTTTCATTATCGTGGTTGCCTATCTGATCCGGGGCTACCGCTGGATCATCTGGGAAAAAGAGCTTTCCTACCGGGAGTCTTTCAAACTGATCATGATCGGATTCATGGGGAACAATATCCTGCCCGCACGGCTGGGTGAATTTCTCAGAGCGTATTGTACCGGCCGGAAAACCGGTGCCAATTACGGCGGAACAGCGGCCCTGGCCTCGATTGCCATTGAGCGGGTGCTTGACGGTCTTGTGATCGCGATTATCGGTATTCTGGGACTTGTTTTTATTCCGGTCAGTGCGGTGCTGTTTAATTCACTGCTCTTTGTCTCTCTCGGATTCGGGATACTGACGGCGGGGCTGATCAGCAGCATTTTTTTTCATGAAAAGATCCGGCGGGGACTTGGGACAATTCACCGCATCTTTCCGGGCCATCTGACGCGCTTCGGAATGGAGAAGACCAACTATTTTCTGGACGGACTGTTGCTTCTCAAAACCCTGCCGCAGTTTGCCAATTCACTTTTTTTTACCACCGTCATATGGGGCGTTGAACTTTTCGCATATTATCTGATTTCAAATGCCGTACATGAAGGCGTGACATTCAGTACCTGCCATATCTTTCTGGCGGTTGTGAATTTTGCGTCCCTGTTTCCGCTTACCATCGGCGGCATCGGGGCCATTGAGGGGGTTGCCACGGTTTTCCTGATCAGCGCGGGCATCCCCCATGAGCAGGCCCTGGCCATGGTCGTCATTCAACACGCTTTCCAGTTCGGTTTTACCACACTGGGGGGCGGAATTTTATATTTTTCAGGCGGGTATTACAGTCTCCCTTCTGACAGTCAGGGTAAGGCAGACCGCTCCCGGCCAGCTCCTGAAAGTACTGTACTCAGGGAAGCATCTGATCTCCTGAAAGATTTATCGGCAGAACTGTGCATTGATCCCCCGTGTGAGAACCGCATAGAGCTTTCTATCGTGATTCCGGCTTACAATGAACAGAACCGTTTGCCGAAAACCCTGCTGCAAACCATTGCATGGTGCAGTCAGAATGGCCTGGCCTATGAGATTATCGTTTCTGACGACGGGAGCCGGGATGACACTCTGGAACTGGCAAAACTGTTCGCCAGCCAGGTCAGCCAGGTTGAATATATTGCCTGTCCGCACATGGGAAAGGGGGCGGCCATCCGAATGGGAATGCTCAATGCAAAAGGGGCGTATGTCCTGTTCATGGATGCGGACGGGGCCACCCCTCTTAATGAAATCCCCGGGCTGATGGCAGCTCTCGCCGGGGAAAATGAGATTGCCATTGGCTCACGGGTGGTTCAGAACCCCGATGAAACTTCTGTTATCACAGCAACGCATCGCAGGGTACTTGGCAGGGTGTTCTCCGGCATGGTCAACGCTTTCGTGATTTCCGGAATCGCAGATACCCAGTGCGGGTTTAAAATGTTTCGCCGATCCGTCATCAGGGATATATTCTCCAGGCAGAAGCTCAACGGGTTCGCGTTTGATGTGGAAATCCTTTATCTCGCCAGAAAACTCGGCTTTTCCGTAAAGGAAATTCCGGTCAACTGGGTAAACCAGGAGGGATCCAAGGTGAACCTGGTGGCGGATTCCGTTAAAATGTTCTTCGATATCTTGAAGATCCACTGGCTGCACAAGAACAGATGGGATGATCCGCTCCCATAG
- a CDS encoding FemAB family XrtA/PEP-CTERM system-associated protein, which yields MNIRLYTDADSAEWDTYVTRHPRGSFFHLSRWKKAIETSFGHQAFYLIATATASPPGGSEILGVFPLFSVKSFLFGKSMVSVPFAACGGILAESEAVEHALYQYAVRLTKENKLDYLELRNEDRPFSDLPGKDLYYVFKKEISSDNDKNLKAIPRKTRAMVRKGIKNNLQARFGKEELLAPFYDLFAFNYRRLGTPVFSKSYLKNLLEIFDKDSNVLIIYKDNTPLSGVITFYYKDQVIPYYSGAFPEANRYAANDYLYWALMSDAAEKGYRIFDFGRSKRGTGSYHFKKHWGFEPRMLHYQYYLNTLSEMPNISPANPKYQRLIRIWQQIPLCITNAIGPSIVKYIP from the coding sequence ATGAATATTCGACTGTATACAGATGCGGATTCCGCAGAATGGGACACCTATGTCACCCGTCATCCCCGTGGCAGTTTTTTCCACCTGAGCCGCTGGAAAAAGGCAATTGAAACCTCTTTCGGCCATCAGGCCTTTTATCTTATTGCAACCGCCACGGCTTCGCCCCCCGGAGGTTCGGAAATTCTGGGGGTATTCCCCCTCTTTTCCGTCAAAAGTTTCCTGTTTGGCAAATCAATGGTCTCCGTCCCCTTTGCAGCCTGCGGCGGCATTCTGGCAGAGAGTGAGGCGGTCGAACACGCGCTTTACCAGTATGCGGTCCGGCTGACCAAAGAAAATAAGCTTGATTACCTGGAGCTCCGAAATGAAGACCGCCCCTTTTCAGACCTGCCGGGCAAGGATCTCTATTATGTGTTCAAAAAAGAGATTTCCTCTGATAACGACAAAAATCTGAAGGCCATCCCCAGAAAAACCCGGGCCATGGTCCGCAAGGGCATCAAAAACAACTTACAGGCCCGATTCGGGAAAGAAGAGCTGCTGGCCCCATTTTATGACCTGTTTGCATTTAATTACAGGCGGCTGGGGACGCCGGTTTTTTCAAAATCCTATCTGAAAAATCTGCTTGAAATTTTTGACAAAGACAGCAATGTGCTGATCATTTACAAAGACAACACGCCGCTTTCCGGGGTGATCACGTTTTACTATAAGGACCAGGTGATCCCGTACTATTCCGGTGCATTCCCGGAAGCAAACCGGTATGCGGCCAATGACTATCTTTACTGGGCGCTGATGAGCGATGCGGCGGAGAAGGGATACCGGATATTTGATTTCGGACGCAGCAAACGGGGAACCGGTTCCTATCACTTCAAGAAACACTGGGGATTTGAGCCGCGTATGCTGCACTATCAATACTACCTGAACACGCTCAGTGAGATGCCCAACATCAGCCCGGCTAACCCCAAATATCAGCGGCTTATCCGCATCTGGCAGCAGATCCCCCTCTGTATCACCAACGCCATCGGTCCGAGCATTGTCAAATATATTCCCTGA
- a CDS encoding TIGR03087 family PEP-CTERM/XrtA system glycosyltransferase, producing the protein MRILYLCHRIPYPPNKGDKIRSFNELKYLATFHEIHLATLADDPGDVRHEAALEKYCTKIALVTIRPAVEKIRSLFSLFRNRSLSVDYFHAPALQCTVDDWLSRYDYDAVVCFSSPMAEYLFASPACRHWWGKTGKACRPRLVMDFCDVDSDKWLQYSRQAALPMKAAYFYEYRKLFAFEQKINRAFDASVFVSPQETELFRQMFPRARNTETILNGVDDAYFAPGQTAPATPDGPGPVLLFTGAMDYHANADGVCWFCEAILPLLKRKYPDLMFYIVGSNPLPSVKKLESHHGVRVTGFVEDIRPYYEMADVSVIPLRLARGIQNKVLEAMSMGKAVVSTGKATDGIGAIPGEHLLMADHPQAFSESLIRLIGDETQRRTLGENARSFVRNAFDWQGNMKKLNHLIAP; encoded by the coding sequence ATGAGAATTCTTTATCTTTGTCACCGTATTCCCTATCCGCCCAACAAAGGGGATAAAATTCGTTCTTTCAATGAGCTGAAATATCTCGCAACGTTTCATGAAATTCATCTGGCCACGCTGGCGGATGATCCCGGGGACGTTCGGCATGAGGCGGCCCTTGAAAAATATTGCACAAAGATTGCCCTGGTGACGATCCGGCCTGCGGTGGAAAAAATCAGGAGCCTGTTCTCCCTTTTCCGGAACCGGTCTTTGTCCGTGGACTATTTCCACGCACCGGCGCTTCAGTGCACAGTGGACGACTGGCTGTCCCGGTACGATTATGATGCGGTGGTCTGTTTTTCTTCGCCGATGGCGGAATACCTCTTTGCATCGCCCGCCTGTCGGCACTGGTGGGGAAAAACGGGCAAGGCCTGCCGGCCCCGGCTGGTGATGGACTTCTGCGATGTGGATTCTGACAAATGGCTGCAATATTCGCGTCAGGCGGCGCTGCCCATGAAGGCGGCCTATTTTTATGAATACAGAAAATTGTTCGCCTTTGAGCAGAAAATAAACCGCGCCTTTGATGCGTCTGTATTTGTCTCACCGCAGGAAACAGAACTCTTTCGGCAAATGTTCCCCCGTGCCCGGAATACGGAGACCATTTTAAACGGGGTGGACGATGCGTATTTTGCGCCCGGACAGACAGCGCCTGCAACACCTGACGGGCCGGGGCCGGTGCTGCTTTTTACCGGGGCAATGGATTACCATGCCAATGCGGACGGGGTATGCTGGTTTTGCGAAGCCATACTGCCCCTGCTGAAAAGAAAATATCCCGACCTGATGTTCTACATCGTCGGCAGCAATCCGCTTCCTTCCGTAAAAAAGCTTGAATCACATCACGGGGTCCGGGTGACCGGTTTTGTTGAGGATATCAGGCCGTATTATGAGATGGCCGATGTCTCGGTGATCCCGCTTCGGCTGGCCCGGGGCATTCAGAACAAGGTGCTGGAGGCGATGTCAATGGGCAAGGCGGTTGTCAGTACTGGCAAAGCAACCGACGGCATCGGGGCCATCCCCGGAGAACACCTGCTGATGGCGGACCATCCCCAGGCGTTCAGCGAAAGCCTGATCCGTCTGATCGGGGATGAGACGCAACGCAGAACGCTGGGGGAAAACGCACGTTCTTTTGTCAGAAATGCCTTTGACTGGCAGGGCAATATGAAAAAACTGAATCATCTGATTGCCCCGTAA
- a CDS encoding acyltransferase family protein — MFLNYINNFRGIAILIIVSKHCIDAFDWPDSHYLYRALYFVFHNGTSLFMFISGFLFQYLAHKYEFKTYMEKKLKYVLLPYFIVSVPAVIMCTLFFQRPNLSPDFYANPLIVQVIMFYLTGAHVTAFWFIPMMSLYYIISPLLVRLDQDRRIYYCIPLFILISLLVPRGGTVLKNFIHFFSIYIFGMFCSRYRDKILRIGEKHFLTLLIAYFLFFIGDITLGIYGNQIECVNYLSKLVLCVLLMTSLYLHDDRIKNRGAYLASISFGIYFLHSYVIQLARFSLSDQIGGMIPFQGNLLSYMLLLVVVVGVCAIAITAIKKITQRRSRYVIGC; from the coding sequence ATGTTTTTGAATTATATAAATAATTTCAGAGGAATTGCCATTCTGATTATCGTGTCCAAGCACTGTATCGACGCATTTGACTGGCCGGACAGCCACTATCTCTACAGGGCACTCTATTTTGTATTTCACAACGGCACCAGCCTCTTTATGTTCATCAGTGGCTTTCTTTTTCAGTATCTGGCCCATAAATATGAATTTAAAACCTACATGGAAAAAAAATTGAAATACGTGCTGCTGCCCTATTTTATTGTCTCTGTTCCGGCGGTGATCATGTGTACACTTTTTTTCCAGCGCCCCAATCTGTCGCCTGATTTTTATGCAAATCCGCTCATCGTACAGGTTATTATGTTTTACCTGACAGGCGCGCATGTGACGGCGTTCTGGTTTATCCCCATGATGTCACTTTACTACATCATCTCCCCGCTGCTGGTGCGGCTGGATCAGGATCGGCGGATTTACTACTGCATCCCGCTCTTTATTCTGATCTCCCTGCTGGTACCAAGGGGCGGAACCGTATTGAAAAATTTCATCCACTTTTTTTCAATATATATTTTCGGCATGTTTTGCAGCCGATACAGAGATAAGATCCTCAGGATCGGTGAAAAGCATTTCCTCACACTGCTGATTGCGTATTTTCTGTTTTTTATCGGCGATATAACGCTCGGTATATACGGGAATCAGATTGAATGTGTCAATTATCTCAGTAAGCTGGTGCTGTGTGTGCTGCTGATGACATCGCTGTATCTCCATGATGACCGGATTAAAAACCGGGGCGCATATCTGGCCTCCATCAGCTTTGGCATCTACTTTCTCCATTCCTATGTGATCCAGCTTGCCCGGTTCTCGTTATCCGATCAGATTGGCGGGATGATTCCGTTTCAGGGCAACTTACTGTCCTACATGTTGCTGCTGGTGGTCGTTGTCGGGGTATGTGCCATCGCGATCACCGCCATCAAAAAAATAACCCAGAGGCGCAGCCGGTATGTCATTGGCTGCTGA
- a CDS encoding glycosyltransferase family 4 protein, with protein sequence MNRKAILYHHRTQGKGVEGVHIRGMTDGFGALGYAVDMVSPPGVSPYADERQDDSPEAGPARPPAGAIMRRIADHFPQVLFELLEIGYNLYSFAILYNRLKSRKYTFIYERYSLFGFSCAILAKWFRVPLVLEVNDATLIERSRPLVLKRLARSLERFIFRRSDIIVTITGYFRKLILNADGITPEQVMVLPNAVDPERFRLKEKALRRADIGIKNQYVMGVVGAFVPWHGLDFLIEATHDLLPRLDIHILLVGDGPVRDQIEALAARYHVSEYVTMTGFLSPDRVPYYIDLMDIGLMPGSNRHCSPVKLFEYMAMGRPSVVPRYEPIEEIVDEGEDAIIFPPGDRAAFRAAVSRLIQDDARRRQMGDNARRKVLTHHVWNRNASRLNDEIVKHIG encoded by the coding sequence GTGAACAGAAAGGCGATTCTTTACCATCACAGAACTCAGGGAAAAGGCGTTGAGGGGGTTCACATTCGCGGTATGACGGATGGATTCGGGGCGCTGGGATATGCGGTTGACATGGTATCGCCCCCGGGGGTATCCCCCTATGCCGATGAACGGCAGGATGACAGCCCGGAGGCGGGACCGGCGCGGCCCCCGGCCGGCGCCATCATGCGGCGGATTGCCGATCATTTTCCCCAGGTGCTGTTTGAGTTGCTGGAAATCGGTTATAATCTCTACAGCTTCGCCATACTTTACAACCGGCTGAAGTCCCGGAAGTACACATTCATATATGAGCGCTACTCTCTTTTCGGCTTTTCATGTGCCATACTGGCCAAATGGTTCCGGGTGCCGCTGGTACTTGAAGTCAACGATGCGACCCTGATTGAGCGGTCAAGGCCTCTGGTGCTGAAACGGCTGGCCCGGTCCCTGGAGCGGTTTATTTTTCGCCGGTCGGATATTATTGTCACGATTACCGGTTATTTCAGAAAGCTGATTCTGAATGCCGACGGGATTACACCGGAACAGGTGATGGTGCTGCCCAATGCGGTTGACCCGGAACGTTTCCGGCTGAAGGAAAAAGCACTGCGCCGTGCGGATATCGGCATAAAAAACCAATATGTCATGGGCGTTGTCGGGGCCTTTGTTCCCTGGCACGGACTCGATTTTCTGATCGAGGCGACCCACGATCTTTTGCCCCGCCTCGACATCCACATTCTGCTGGTGGGAGACGGACCGGTGCGCGACCAGATCGAGGCGCTGGCTGCCCGGTATCATGTCTCCGAATATGTGACCATGACCGGGTTTCTGAGTCCCGACCGGGTTCCGTACTATATTGATCTGATGGATATCGGCCTGATGCCCGGCTCCAACAGACACTGCTCACCGGTCAAGCTGTTTGAGTATATGGCGATGGGCAGGCCCTCAGTTGTCCCGCGATACGAGCCGATTGAGGAGATCGTCGACGAAGGAGAGGATGCCATTATTTTCCCGCCCGGAGACAGGGCTGCGTTCCGGGCGGCGGTAAGCAGACTGATTCAGGATGATGCCCGGCGGCGGCAGATGGGAGACAATGCGCGCCGGAAGGTTCTCACCCATCACGTCTGGAATCGGAACGCCTCGCGGCTGAACGATGAAATCGTGAAGCATATCGGCTGA
- the asnB gene encoding asparagine synthase (glutamine-hydrolyzing), which translates to MCGIVGILNKDARPVDPAILGKMTDTLIHRGPDDEGYYINSTETRAENAKWKKAAGRGNVGLGQRRLSIIDLSGGHQPMTNEDHTVWISFNGEIYNFQELKKELVAKGHQFRTNSDTEAIIHGYEEWGKACVSRLRGMFAFAIWDENRKRLFMARDRLGIKPLYYYTDNTKFLFGSEIKAIVAHPDVRREVSPKALYDYLCLMYIPAPGSIFKGIHKLPAGHTLTVEDGKISIEEYWDLHFSEVAQFSESEWCERIVHKLRESTDIRMISEVPLGAFLSGGVDSSAVVALMASLQETPVQTASIGFGEKKFDELPYAREIVRKYHTDHHEMTVSPDATGILDKLVWHYDEPFADSSAIPTWYVSQVARQKVTVALSGDGGDENFAGYRRYYFDRLENRIRGIFPDAFRRNIIGPLARLYPKADRLPRMFRGKTLLTNLAMDPAEGFYNSMSWFQAFRKDILSPGLRAELDGYDPVSLFRKYYDRADSPDPLSRIQYIDIKTYLVDDILTKVDRASMAHALEVRVPVLDHEFMELVATMPSGLKLKGKDAKYIFKKALKPLVPHGCLYRKKMGFSIPLGQWLRTELRPVFEQQVFGSDGFVANYLDRGAVRRLWEDHKNGTRDFAYELWSILFLEAWGRKWVM; encoded by the coding sequence ATGTGCGGAATTGTCGGTATACTGAATAAAGACGCCCGTCCGGTTGATCCGGCCATCCTCGGAAAGATGACCGATACGCTGATTCACCGTGGGCCTGACGATGAAGGGTATTATATCAACAGCACTGAGACGCGCGCTGAGAATGCAAAATGGAAAAAGGCGGCAGGCCGGGGAAATGTCGGTCTGGGACAGAGACGGCTCAGCATCATTGACCTCTCCGGGGGGCATCAGCCCATGACCAATGAGGACCATACGGTCTGGATATCCTTTAACGGAGAGATCTATAATTTCCAGGAGCTGAAAAAAGAACTGGTCGCCAAAGGGCATCAGTTCCGGACGAATTCCGACACGGAGGCGATCATTCACGGGTATGAGGAGTGGGGCAAGGCGTGTGTCAGCCGCCTCCGGGGCATGTTTGCCTTCGCCATCTGGGATGAAAACCGAAAACGTCTCTTTATGGCCCGGGACCGCCTGGGCATCAAACCGCTTTATTATTACACGGATAACACGAAATTTCTTTTCGGTTCGGAAATCAAGGCCATTGTCGCGCACCCGGATGTCCGGCGGGAGGTCAGTCCCAAAGCATTGTATGACTACCTCTGCCTGATGTACATCCCCGCGCCCGGTTCCATCTTCAAAGGCATTCATAAACTGCCGGCTGGCCACACGCTCACCGTTGAAGATGGAAAAATTTCCATTGAGGAGTACTGGGATCTGCATTTTTCCGAGGTCGCGCAATTCAGCGAATCAGAATGGTGTGAACGGATTGTTCACAAACTTCGTGAGTCAACAGATATCCGCATGATCAGCGAGGTTCCCCTGGGCGCGTTTCTCAGCGGGGGCGTCGATTCCAGTGCTGTGGTGGCGCTGATGGCGTCTTTGCAGGAGACCCCGGTGCAGACCGCCTCCATCGGATTCGGCGAGAAAAAATTTGACGAGCTGCCCTATGCGCGGGAAATTGTCAGAAAATACCATACCGATCATCACGAGATGACGGTCTCGCCGGATGCCACCGGTATTCTGGACAAACTGGTCTGGCATTATGATGAGCCCTTTGCCGACTCATCGGCCATTCCGACCTGGTATGTGTCACAGGTGGCCCGTCAGAAAGTGACGGTTGCCCTGTCCGGCGACGGCGGTGATGAGAATTTCGCAGGGTACCGCCGCTATTACTTTGACCGGCTGGAAAACCGGATCCGCGGCATCTTTCCCGATGCCTTCCGCAGAAACATTATCGGCCCCCTGGCGCGGCTGTATCCCAAGGCCGACCGGCTGCCCCGGATGTTCAGGGGCAAAACCCTTCTGACCAATCTTGCCATGGACCCGGCTGAGGGGTTTTACAATTCCATGTCCTGGTTTCAGGCCTTCAGAAAAGATATTCTATCCCCCGGTCTGAGGGCCGAACTTGACGGATATGACCCCGTCTCCCTGTTCCGAAAATATTATGACCGGGCTGATTCGCCCGATCCCCTGTCCAGAATCCAGTATATCGACATCAAAACCTACCTGGTCGATGATATTCTGACCAAGGTGGACCGGGCCAGTATGGCCCATGCCCTTGAGGTCCGTGTGCCGGTGCTGGACCACGAATTCATGGAACTGGTCGCCACAATGCCGTCGGGATTGAAGCTGAAGGGAAAAGACGCCAAATATATCTTCAAAAAAGCCCTGAAGCCGCTTGTGCCCCACGGATGTCTGTACCGGAAAAAGATGGGCTTTTCGATCCCCCTGGGCCAGTGGCTCCGAACCGAACTCAGACCTGTTTTTGAACAGCAGGTCTTTGGCTCGGACGGGTTTGTGGCGAATTACCTGGACCGGGGTGCGGTCAGACGCCTGTGGGAGGATCACAAAAACGGAACCCGCGACTTTGCCTATGAACTCTGGTCGATTCTGTTTCTGGAAGCGTGGGGGCGAAAATGGGTCATGTAG
- a CDS encoding glycosyltransferase has product MGHVEAEGAALKVMQLALSLEVGGAERIVATIVRKSRPGAFFYQACCLDAKGTYARALEADGHDILMVRRKPGVDWSVPFKLARLVCREKIRVIHAHGETPWFYGVLASLLLMGRVKCLTTVHGWDRVTPKKKKLWTVLSLFSHKVVVVSQRMRDELVAQDFIPRRKIATIINGVDIEEIDASPRQRRSDWGLGSGVRVMGTVSRLSPLKKIDHLVLALDLMVKAGHNVKLMIVGDGPERPFLGNRVAELGLEARVIFAGNRKDAYSFFPLFDVFVLPSLSEGISMTILEAMTQGVPVVAADIKGNREIITHNNNGIFYTPGDVAALAQSLGNLFEHPGYGIKIASRARKRVESDFSFERMLVEYERLYLSGSGSEKQNLSD; this is encoded by the coding sequence ATGGGTCATGTAGAAGCAGAGGGCGCCGCCCTGAAGGTGATGCAGCTGGCGCTTTCCCTTGAAGTCGGCGGGGCAGAGCGAATTGTGGCGACCATCGTCCGCAAAAGCCGTCCGGGCGCGTTTTTTTATCAGGCCTGCTGCCTCGACGCAAAAGGCACCTATGCCAGGGCGCTGGAAGCTGACGGCCATGACATCCTCATGGTCAGGCGCAAACCGGGCGTTGACTGGTCTGTTCCGTTTAAACTCGCCCGGCTGGTCTGCCGGGAGAAAATCCGGGTGATTCACGCCCACGGCGAGACACCGTGGTTTTACGGCGTACTGGCCTCCCTGTTGCTGATGGGCCGGGTGAAATGTCTGACAACGGTTCACGGCTGGGACCGCGTCACCCCGAAAAAGAAAAAACTCTGGACCGTTCTGTCCCTTTTCAGCCATAAAGTGGTGGTCGTCTCCCAAAGGATGCGTGACGAGCTGGTGGCACAGGATTTCATCCCCCGCCGCAAAATTGCAACGATTATCAACGGCGTGGACATTGAAGAGATTGATGCCAGTCCGCGGCAGCGGCGTTCCGACTGGGGCCTCGGTTCGGGTGTCCGGGTCATGGGGACGGTGTCCCGGCTTTCCCCCCTTAAAAAAATCGATCACCTCGTGCTGGCACTGGATCTCATGGTAAAGGCGGGCCATAATGTAAAGCTGATGATCGTCGGCGACGGCCCGGAGCGTCCGTTTCTTGGAAACAGGGTTGCGGAACTCGGACTGGAAGCACGGGTGATCTTTGCGGGAAACCGGAAGGACGCATACAGTTTTTTCCCCCTTTTTGATGTCTTTGTCCTGCCCTCGCTTTCAGAGGGAATTTCCATGACAATTCTGGAGGCGATGACACAGGGTGTTCCTGTGGTGGCTGCTGATATAAAGGGGAATCGTGAGATTATCACCCATAATAATAATGGCATTTTTTACACTCCCGGAGATGTGGCGGCCCTGGCGCAATCTCTCGGGAATCTGTTTGAACACCCCGGATACGGGATAAAGATCGCAAGCCGCGCCAGAAAACGGGTCGAAAGCGATTTCTCGTTTGAACGTATGCTGGTTGAATATGAACGTCTTTATTTATCCGGATCAGGTAGTGAGAAACAGAACCTGTCTGACTGA
- a CDS encoding glycosyltransferase family 4 protein — MKVLTFTSLFPNHLSPDHAVFIKNRMAAFAKHEPADVKVVAPVPFFPPVRLNARWYAFSQIRRFETLDGLEIWHPRYLVTPKVGMAFYGINMFLGALQTVKTLYRSFPFDIIDAHYIYPDGLAAVLMGKYFRKPVVLSARGTDVNFYPRFGSIRKIMKYTLSRCTSVISVCASLKDIMTEELGVSGDKIHVIPNGINTAMFRRTDTAEARLKLGIPNHKKVLISVGALIERKGHHLLVDGIGRIRKDGPVNFSTFIVGEGEYRKRIEDKITENGLAEDVRLVGQIPNHELVSWYNAADIFFLGSSREGWPNVVSEALACGTPVIATRANGVPEIITSDDYGILVDRTPESFATGIRQALSRAWDHEKIYGYGQSRTWKTVASEVYDVFDQVIHNASADTAGN; from the coding sequence ATGAAAGTACTGACCTTTACAAGCCTCTTTCCAAACCACCTCAGTCCCGATCACGCGGTGTTCATAAAAAACAGAATGGCGGCATTTGCCAAACATGAGCCTGCAGATGTAAAGGTTGTCGCGCCGGTTCCCTTTTTCCCGCCGGTCCGGCTCAATGCCCGCTGGTATGCGTTTTCACAGATCCGGCGGTTTGAAACGCTGGACGGACTGGAGATATGGCATCCCAGATATCTGGTGACGCCCAAGGTCGGCATGGCGTTTTACGGCATCAATATGTTTTTGGGCGCTCTTCAAACTGTAAAAACGCTCTATCGTTCATTTCCCTTTGACATCATAGACGCCCATTACATCTATCCGGACGGGCTTGCCGCCGTCCTGATGGGAAAATATTTCCGAAAACCGGTGGTGCTGTCCGCCAGAGGAACGGACGTCAATTTCTATCCGAGATTCGGATCGATTAGAAAAATTATGAAATATACCCTTTCCCGCTGCACTTCGGTTATCTCTGTCTGTGCATCGCTCAAAGATATTATGACAGAAGAGCTGGGGGTTTCCGGTGATAAAATTCACGTTATTCCGAACGGAATCAACACAGCCATGTTTCGCCGCACTGATACAGCAGAGGCCCGGCTGAAACTGGGTATCCCGAATCATAAAAAGGTGCTGATTTCTGTCGGGGCTCTTATAGAGAGAAAAGGGCATCATCTTCTGGTCGATGGTATTGGCCGGATCAGAAAAGACGGGCCGGTCAACTTTTCAACCTTCATCGTCGGGGAAGGAGAATATCGGAAGCGCATTGAAGATAAGATCACGGAAAACGGGCTGGCAGAGGATGTGAGGCTGGTCGGTCAGATTCCGAACCATGAGCTGGTAAGCTGGTACAATGCCGCAGATATATTTTTTCTGGGCAGCAGCAGAGAGGGATGGCCAAACGTCGTCAGCGAAGCCCTGGCCTGCGGAACTCCCGTTATTGCCACCAGAGCAAACGGCGTTCCGGAAATTATCACATCCGATGATTATGGCATTCTGGTTGACAGAACGCCCGAAAGCTTTGCGACGGGTATCCGCCAGGCGCTTTCAAGGGCGTGGGACCATGAAAAAATATACGGATACGGCCAGAGCAGAACCTGGAAGACAGTGGCTTCGGAAGTGTATGATGTCTTTGACCAGGTGATTCACAATGCCTCTGCTGACACTGCGGGCAACTGA